One window of Anaerolineales bacterium genomic DNA carries:
- a CDS encoding 4Fe-4S binding protein: MTAVKPFSLAKSRRTIQWMVVIGTLAIGLRHIMPGEASRGGSFDSLCAFGGIETILPFLFTGHTLKSTNLLNFSVLLGTLGVSLVAGRAFCGWLCGLGAIQDFITEWTRKFFGEKRHIRGRQSTAIYPMRLPSILDHPLRHAKYLVLAGVLISSLFMAFPPMRDFCPVRAVFGLHMTAMLWVTLAVFLAGSVLVERFWCKYLCPLGATLAIFNKLSPVRLVLDNHHCNGCGRCDIECSMGIVDVPHHLDHPECVRCMECLNTCAVNGSLIFISEKEKK; encoded by the coding sequence ATGACCGCTGTCAAGCCCTTCTCGCTCGCCAAAAGCCGCCGCACAATTCAATGGATGGTGGTCATTGGCACGCTGGCCATCGGACTGCGACATATCATGCCCGGCGAAGCCTCACGCGGCGGCTCGTTCGATTCGCTCTGCGCCTTTGGTGGGATCGAAACCATCTTGCCTTTTCTTTTCACCGGGCACACGCTCAAATCCACCAACCTGCTCAATTTTTCGGTTCTGCTCGGGACGTTGGGTGTCTCTCTTGTCGCAGGACGCGCCTTCTGTGGCTGGCTGTGCGGATTGGGCGCAATCCAGGACTTCATCACAGAATGGACACGGAAATTTTTTGGCGAAAAGCGACACATCCGCGGCAGGCAAAGCACAGCCATTTATCCCATGCGCCTGCCCTCCATCCTAGATCATCCGCTGCGCCATGCTAAATATCTGGTGCTGGCAGGAGTTTTGATCTCCAGTCTCTTTATGGCATTCCCGCCAATGCGCGATTTTTGCCCTGTGCGTGCCGTGTTCGGTCTCCATATGACAGCGATGCTGTGGGTAACACTCGCAGTCTTTCTGGCAGGTTCGGTTTTAGTGGAACGCTTCTGGTGCAAATATCTCTGTCCGCTTGGTGCGACGCTTGCCATCTTCAACAAACTATCTCCTGTGCGTCTCGTCTTGGACAATCATCACTGCAATGGCTGCGGACGTTGCGACATCGAATGTTCGATGGGCATCGTCGACGTGCCGCATCACCTCGACCATCCCGAATGTGTACGGTGTATGGAATGTCTCAACACCTGCGCGGTGAATGGTTCACTTATCTTTATATCTGAAAAGGAGAAAAAATGA
- a CDS encoding Crp/Fnr family transcriptional regulator, which translates to MRQLPEILVKNPVLAGLSPSDQQETVRLARVRSYLKGEKIILYGDVWPHLFMVKSGEIEAIKESSEGRILRVVSFLAGELFWGLAFFHENAPMPVTLGAREDSQIYLWARDAILPLLLRNGQASWELSRLMAERMQHASEILEGLAFQPVAGRLARFLLENFDTASDSAISRDLTLDDIAAHIGTTREMVCRALYSFSDKKLIEVTRTEFVLTDREGLARMVERS; encoded by the coding sequence ATGAGACAACTTCCCGAAATCCTGGTTAAGAATCCCGTCCTTGCTGGATTATCCCCCTCTGACCAACAGGAAACCGTTCGACTTGCTCGCGTCCGTTCCTATCTGAAAGGCGAAAAAATAATTCTCTACGGCGACGTGTGGCCCCATCTTTTCATGGTGAAAAGCGGGGAGATCGAAGCAATAAAGGAATCTAGCGAGGGGCGTATCCTGCGTGTGGTTTCTTTTCTTGCGGGCGAACTATTTTGGGGACTGGCTTTTTTTCACGAAAATGCCCCCATGCCCGTCACGCTTGGCGCGCGCGAGGACAGTCAAATCTATCTGTGGGCGCGGGACGCCATCTTGCCTCTCCTGTTGCGCAACGGACAAGCTTCATGGGAACTCAGCCGTCTAATGGCGGAACGGATGCAGCACGCCAGCGAAATTTTGGAAGGGCTGGCATTTCAGCCGGTTGCGGGTAGGTTGGCACGCTTCCTGCTGGAAAACTTCGATACTGCCAGTGATTCCGCCATCTCCCGCGATCTCACGCTCGACGATATTGCTGCGCACATTGGCACCACTCGTGAGATGGTCTGCCGGGCTCTTTATAGTTTTTCGGACAAAAAATTAATTGAAGTAACCCGCACCGAATTTGTGCTAACTGACCGCGAAGGCTTGGCGCGCATGGTCGAACGCAGTTAA
- the lysA gene encoding diaminopimelate decarboxylase, with product MNRLDLFPVTTRIENETLTIAGQNLASLADRYQTPLYVYDSATLNILAQTYARALSAHYPGLSNITYAGKAFLCKAIAQWTQAHALTVDCTGEGEIGIAIAAGLPREKILVHGVNKSISDLKAAIQHAGTIVADNLSELHRIINLPAANLPTLWLRLLPGVSVTTHHVHTQTGHHESKFGMTREEILEAAAFCKEHGLPINGIHFHQGSNFRDPEPLIPAVEMALDLAKEIGFKNEWHFCPGGGWGVAYHEDELPHPSIESYVRGISEAVIEGCNSRGIDLPHLHLEPGRSLVAQAGVAIYRVGAVKKRGHKTWLLADGGMADNPRYALYGARYSCLPVTGVGLERSESVSIAGPYCESGDIVIEDLPMPRIQEGDLIAIPMSGAYQLSMSSNYNGARKPAVVWLEEGNVKLIQDRERVEDLLRRDLALG from the coding sequence ATGAATCGGCTTGACCTTTTCCCCGTCACGACTCGAATCGAAAACGAAACGCTGACCATCGCCGGACAGAATCTCGCCTCTCTCGCGGACCGATATCAGACTCCCCTCTATGTGTACGACTCTGCGACCCTGAATATTCTTGCCCAAACCTACGCTCGAGCCTTATCTGCCCATTACCCCGGCCTTTCCAACATCACTTATGCTGGAAAGGCGTTTTTATGCAAAGCGATTGCGCAGTGGACTCAGGCGCACGCATTGACGGTCGATTGCACCGGCGAGGGTGAGATCGGGATTGCCATCGCTGCAGGCCTGCCGCGCGAAAAGATTCTCGTGCATGGGGTTAATAAATCAATCTCAGACTTGAAAGCCGCCATTCAACATGCCGGGACCATCGTTGCAGATAACCTCAGTGAATTACATCGAATTATCAATTTACCAGCTGCCAATCTACCGACTCTCTGGCTTCGCCTGCTTCCCGGCGTTTCCGTCACAACCCATCATGTCCACACGCAGACTGGTCATCACGAAAGCAAGTTTGGGATGACGCGCGAAGAGATTCTCGAAGCGGCGGCGTTTTGTAAAGAACACGGCTTGCCAATTAACGGTATTCACTTCCATCAAGGCTCGAACTTCCGCGACCCGGAGCCGTTGATTCCTGCGGTTGAGATGGCGCTCGACCTTGCAAAAGAAATCGGATTCAAAAACGAATGGCATTTTTGTCCCGGCGGAGGCTGGGGCGTGGCATATCATGAAGATGAATTGCCGCATCCATCCATCGAAAGTTATGTGCGTGGAATCTCTGAAGCGGTAATCGAGGGATGCAACTCTCGCGGCATCGATCTCCCCCATCTACACCTTGAGCCGGGGCGTAGTCTCGTGGCGCAGGCGGGTGTGGCGATTTATCGCGTGGGTGCGGTTAAGAAACGCGGCCACAAAACATGGCTGCTGGCCGACGGCGGGATGGCGGACAATCCGCGTTATGCGCTGTACGGGGCGAGATACTCCTGTTTGCCGGTAACAGGCGTCGGGTTGGAAAGAAGCGAGAGCGTCTCCATCGCCGGGCCGTATTGCGAGTCCGGGGATATCGTCATCGAAGACCTGCCCATGCCGAGAATCCAGGAAGGGGATTTGATCGCCATCCCCATGAGCGGGGCGTATCAGTTGAGCATGTCGTCCAATTACAACGGCGCGCGCAAACCGGCGGTGGTTTGGCTGGAAGAGGGAAATGTGAAATTAATTCAAGACCGGGAAAGAGTCGAAGATTTACTGCGGCGCGACCTGGCGCTCGGTTAA
- a CDS encoding diguanylate cyclase: METYLSAYLICLALLVVIITGIAIRAFINWQTPGARTLGALMLSMAVWAGFYFLEIVHPSIQAKIFARRMLYLGMTLSPPLWLAFALRYTGIGAWWLMNGRIFLLAIPGAVAFLLGSTNDLHHLVWTSLTSTGVYFAPLDAEYGIGFWIYFTLAYTMVATGIIVYFIGYLKAEKALRVRTGIVLAGVILTTIVNAVFIYFENGISLDPTPLFLGFSAPLIALGFFRFGVPSLFPLAAAIVIENLQDAIIVVNREGEVVNLNPAAGRLLGMNTFWFGKTALSILPQAEKFNKIWDSPESNINVELKSGGTTKWYDARVIPIQKKGAGLLGRVVVLHDITNEQAHLRAEERRSRQLALLEEAGRRIADSFDEREILQRAVETVTRQFGYAETAISLLTADNMLEIVAISGAEDFGYRPGYRQKLGEGIIGYTAGLQKTYVSGNVSEDSHYYSTSTKSGSAICTPIFQKGALYGVFYAESLELNAFGELDILTLETLASQISESLHRAALYAQTQSDLRTLTAIQEISKLVASSLDLETISRTVVKSLKEAFGYTHVSIYFLNDDYLNLSAQVGYPENMVIKKIHISQGVAGRTIRTKSVQFIEDAEKEDTFLKADTNITSEICVPLIKDDNVLGVLNVESGEEARLKEADVKLLATIAGPIAVSVDNARLHAEIKKMATTDAVTGLANRHIFEQAINAEVERAERKGTQLSLIVFDIDFFKEYNDKWGHPAGDARLRAVANLIKLNLRKYDIAARYGGDEFAIILSECDQPSAVQFAQRLRNGIQEGAPHPPTDGEGVSGYTLSMGIATFPLDAILPAELLIAADHAAMRAKQQGRNRVKLASDYESA; the protein is encoded by the coding sequence ATGGAAACATATCTATCGGCATATCTGATCTGTCTTGCCCTCCTTGTCGTGATCATTACGGGGATAGCCATTCGAGCTTTCATCAATTGGCAAACTCCCGGCGCACGCACGCTTGGCGCACTGATGCTCTCCATGGCGGTGTGGGCCGGATTTTACTTTCTGGAAATTGTCCACCCGTCGATCCAGGCAAAAATTTTTGCGAGAAGGATGCTTTATCTCGGCATGACTCTCTCCCCGCCGCTCTGGCTCGCATTTGCGCTCAGATATACCGGCATCGGCGCATGGTGGTTAATGAACGGCCGCATTTTTTTACTTGCCATACCCGGGGCAGTCGCATTTCTCCTTGGAAGCACGAACGATCTCCATCACCTGGTCTGGACATCGCTCACTTCTACGGGGGTATATTTCGCACCATTGGATGCCGAATACGGAATCGGTTTTTGGATCTACTTTACACTTGCCTATACGATGGTTGCAACAGGGATCATTGTATATTTTATTGGTTATCTCAAAGCCGAGAAGGCGCTCCGTGTAAGAACGGGCATTGTCCTTGCCGGTGTGATCTTGACCACTATCGTAAATGCCGTTTTCATCTATTTTGAAAATGGCATATCCCTTGATCCGACGCCTCTTTTCCTGGGGTTTTCTGCGCCGCTCATCGCGCTTGGTTTTTTCCGTTTCGGAGTGCCAAGCCTGTTCCCCCTTGCCGCAGCCATCGTCATTGAGAATCTTCAAGATGCGATCATCGTCGTCAACCGCGAAGGCGAGGTTGTCAATCTAAACCCTGCGGCAGGCAGGCTGCTTGGTATGAATACATTTTGGTTTGGGAAGACCGCTCTCTCGATCCTGCCGCAGGCAGAAAAATTTAATAAAATTTGGGATTCCCCGGAGTCGAATATCAATGTCGAACTGAAAAGCGGCGGTACTACGAAATGGTACGATGCCCGTGTCATACCAATACAAAAAAAAGGCGCCGGCCTGCTTGGTCGGGTGGTTGTTCTTCATGACATCACCAACGAACAGGCTCACCTGCGTGCGGAAGAGCGCCGTTCACGTCAACTTGCCCTCCTGGAAGAAGCCGGAAGACGGATCGCAGATAGCTTCGATGAAAGGGAAATCCTTCAGCGCGCGGTGGAAACGGTCACCCGTCAGTTTGGATATGCCGAAACCGCCATTTCGCTCCTGACTGCCGATAACATGCTGGAAATCGTCGCAATCTCTGGCGCGGAAGATTTCGGTTACAGGCCGGGCTACCGGCAAAAGCTGGGTGAGGGAATTATCGGCTATACCGCCGGCCTCCAAAAGACATATGTCTCGGGGAACGTTTCGGAAGACAGTCATTATTATTCAACCAGCACGAAGTCCGGTTCAGCCATCTGTACACCCATCTTCCAAAAGGGCGCACTATATGGCGTGTTCTACGCCGAGAGCCTGGAACTCAACGCGTTCGGCGAGTTGGATATCCTCACCCTCGAAACCCTCGCAAGCCAGATATCCGAGTCGCTTCACCGCGCGGCGTTATATGCCCAGACCCAATCTGACCTGCGGACACTCACTGCCATCCAGGAAATCTCGAAGCTTGTCGCCAGTTCGCTCGACCTCGAAACCATCAGCCGCACCGTCGTCAAAAGCCTGAAGGAGGCATTTGGGTACACCCATGTCAGCATTTATTTTTTGAACGACGATTATCTGAATCTTTCAGCGCAGGTGGGATACCCTGAAAACATGGTTATAAAAAAGATTCATATCAGCCAGGGAGTGGCGGGCCGGACGATTCGCACCAAGTCCGTTCAATTCATTGAGGATGCTGAAAAAGAAGATACTTTCCTGAAAGCGGACACCAACATAACAAGCGAAATTTGTGTTCCCCTGATAAAAGATGACAATGTGTTGGGTGTGCTGAATGTTGAGTCCGGTGAAGAGGCCCGGCTGAAAGAAGCCGACGTAAAACTGCTGGCCACCATAGCCGGTCCGATTGCCGTCTCCGTGGACAATGCCCGGCTTCACGCTGAAATCAAGAAAATGGCCACCACCGATGCTGTGACCGGGCTCGCGAACCGTCATATCTTCGAACAGGCGATCAACGCCGAAGTCGAACGCGCGGAAAGGAAGGGAACCCAGTTATCCCTGATCGTCTTCGACATCGACTTCTTCAAGGAATACAACGACAAATGGGGACATCCTGCCGGGGATGCCCGCTTGAGAGCCGTGGCAAATCTCATCAAACTCAATCTGCGGAAGTACGATATCGCCGCGCGGTATGGGGGCGACGAATTCGCCATTATTCTTTCGGAGTGCGACCAGCCTAGCGCCGTGCAATTTGCCCAGCGGTTGCGCAATGGAATTCAAGAAGGCGCGCCACACCCCCCGACAGACGGCGAGGGCGTATCCGGGTACACCCTGAGCATGGGTATCGCAACATTCCCGCTGGATGCCATCCTGCCTGCCGAACTCCTGATCGCGGCGGATCATGCTGCCATGCGGGCAAAACAACAGGGACGGAATCGCGTTAAACTCGCCAGCGACTATGAATCGGCTTGA
- a CDS encoding 50S ribosomal protein L9 — protein MKVLLIKDVYKLGRAGDIKKVADGFGRNFLLPQGLAVLATAGALKQVEKIKSQAEIRRNAQNNELKGIADQIKDVTLIFPVKAGETGKLYGSITTGDIAAALTEKARFEIKRQQVDTQPIRALGEFTARIRLTMDLVPEIKVIVHREGESPDTVTGAQPEETSKPAKDAAKKEEQAEETKTE, from the coding sequence ATGAAAGTATTGCTCATCAAGGACGTATATAAACTCGGACGCGCAGGCGACATCAAGAAGGTGGCCGACGGTTTCGGGCGCAACTTCCTCCTTCCGCAAGGGCTTGCCGTACTCGCCACTGCAGGCGCGCTCAAACAGGTGGAGAAGATCAAATCCCAGGCGGAGATTCGCCGCAACGCTCAAAATAATGAACTCAAAGGCATTGCCGACCAGATCAAGGATGTGACCCTGATCTTTCCCGTCAAAGCAGGTGAGACTGGAAAACTCTATGGCTCGATCACAACCGGGGATATCGCCGCTGCGTTGACCGAAAAAGCCCGCTTCGAGATCAAACGCCAGCAGGTGGATACCCAGCCGATCCGCGCCCTCGGCGAATTCACCGCCCGCATCCGCCTGACGATGGACCTTGTGCCCGAGATCAAAGTGATCGTCCATCGCGAAGGCGAAAGCCCGGATACTGTGACCGGCGCCCAGCCTGAAGAAACGTCAAAACCTGCCAAGGATGCTGCGAAGAAAGAAGAACAGGCAGAAGAAACCAAAACTGAGTGA
- a CDS encoding GNAT family N-acetyltransferase, whose protein sequence is MEFLIHPAQPSDTDALTEIALTAKRHWNYPERWIQYWLPALSVSAEYLRANESWIAAVQFKPVAWYSLKQVAEHLWLDNLWVLPACMGKGIGRKLFSHALERSRIRGASVLKIEADPNAENFYIRMGARRTGEHHSKVDGQPRLLPVMEMTL, encoded by the coding sequence ATGGAATTTCTCATTCATCCCGCCCAGCCCTCCGACACCGATGCGTTGACCGAGATTGCCTTAACCGCCAAACGGCACTGGAATTACCCCGAACGATGGATTCAATACTGGCTGCCTGCTCTCTCCGTCTCTGCCGAGTACTTACGCGCAAACGAATCATGGATCGCCGCCGTGCAATTCAAGCCTGTCGCCTGGTATTCATTGAAGCAGGTTGCCGAACATCTCTGGCTGGATAATCTCTGGGTGCTGCCCGCTTGTATGGGAAAAGGAATAGGGAGGAAATTGTTTTCGCATGCGTTGGAAAGAAGTCGTATACGCGGCGCATCTGTATTGAAGATCGAAGCCGACCCCAACGCAGAAAACTTTTATATCCGCATGGGCGCGCGGCGGACTGGCGAACATCACAGTAAAGTGGACGGTCAACCACGGTTATTACCGGTAATGGAAATGACACTATGA
- a CDS encoding TfoX/Sxy family DNA transformation protein: MKNIGPKSSEWLASIGIQSLEDVARLGVVETYKMVKAAYPERVSLNMLYGLQAALLDIPFQELPQDIRDQLRREVEAS; the protein is encoded by the coding sequence ATGAAAAATATTGGACCAAAAAGCAGTGAATGGCTCGCCTCGATCGGCATTCAATCCCTTGAGGATGTTGCCCGTCTTGGCGTGGTCGAGACGTATAAAATGGTAAAAGCAGCCTACCCAGAGAGAGTATCCCTGAACATGCTCTACGGTCTGCAAGCAGCCCTGCTGGATATCCCGTTCCAGGAATTGCCTCAGGACATCCGTGATCAACTCAGGCGTGAGGTCGAGGCATCATGA
- a CDS encoding DNA-3-methyladenine glycosylase I, with protein sequence MTTYCDYCNTHPEDTFNRNYHDTQYGYPLKSDDELFERLILEINQAGLSWITILKKADNFRKAYHGFRVAKVAKYKAKDRARLLKDAGIIRNRLKIDAAIENAQRILELQKEHGSFKKWLDKNHPQSKEEWTRLFKKTFVFTGGEIVNEFLMSTGYLPGAHQKDCPIFKKIAAKKPAWVRA encoded by the coding sequence ATGACCACCTATTGCGATTATTGCAACACCCATCCCGAAGATACCTTCAATAGGAACTATCACGATACCCAGTATGGTTATCCGCTGAAAAGCGACGACGAACTCTTCGAGCGGCTCATCCTCGAGATTAATCAGGCAGGATTGTCTTGGATCACCATCCTTAAGAAAGCCGATAATTTCCGCAAGGCCTATCACGGCTTCAGGGTCGCCAAAGTGGCGAAGTACAAGGCGAAGGATCGCGCACGCCTGCTCAAGGATGCAGGCATCATCCGTAATCGACTGAAGATCGATGCCGCCATCGAAAATGCGCAGCGGATCCTCGAATTGCAAAAGGAACATGGCTCGTTCAAAAAATGGCTCGATAAGAACCATCCGCAATCGAAGGAAGAATGGACCAGGTTATTCAAAAAGACCTTTGTCTTTACCGGCGGCGAGATCGTAAACGAATTCCTGATGTCCACAGGCTACCTCCCCGGCGCGCACCAAAAGGATTGCCCCATCTTCAAAAAAATCGCCGCGAAAAAACCGGCATGGGTGAGGGCGTGA
- a CDS encoding carbohydrate kinase family protein, with protein sequence MTPTFAIAGRLTREYLLPPNGSPRLDAPGGCSLYAAGGLAVWDSSIALISKITPAYPDEWLDDLKSRGLDTRGIYVDRDLENADLRDFIAYTETNERSHSNAVSHFARREMTFPKSLLGYQPPEELPNPLRDTDPLSPDALRVPKEYRDIRAVHLCPFDFTSQGQMVNLFKGGSIQILCLDPDPFYMNPSLRRDLRIVLLGVKAFLPSEEEMRALFWGETNDLWEMAQKVGEYGPSIIVIKRGAHGQYVYDAAAKRRYEIPAYPARLVDPTGAGSAFCGGFLAGYQRTNDPLTAALYGNVSASLKIEGTGPFSPLDALSGLAEARIHSLKEMAREI encoded by the coding sequence ATGACACCGACCTTTGCCATTGCAGGCAGGCTGACCCGCGAATACCTCCTGCCACCAAACGGTTCTCCCCGGCTGGATGCCCCCGGCGGGTGCTCGTTGTATGCGGCTGGCGGTCTGGCGGTTTGGGACAGTTCCATAGCATTGATCTCGAAAATAACCCCGGCTTATCCGGATGAATGGCTGGATGACCTGAAATCTCGTGGTTTGGATACGCGCGGGATCTATGTTGACAGGGATTTGGAAAACGCCGACCTGCGTGATTTCATTGCCTATACGGAGACGAACGAGCGCAGCCATTCCAATGCCGTCTCGCATTTTGCGCGTCGCGAAATGACATTTCCAAAATCTTTGCTGGGTTATCAGCCGCCGGAGGAATTACCCAATCCCTTGCGCGATACCGATCCGCTTTCGCCGGATGCCTTGCGCGTGCCGAAGGAGTATCGTGACATTCGTGCCGTGCATCTCTGCCCCTTCGATTTCACCAGTCAGGGTCAAATGGTAAATCTATTCAAAGGCGGCTCAATCCAGATCCTGTGCCTCGATCCCGATCCGTTCTATATGAATCCCTCCCTTCGGCGTGACCTTCGCATAGTGCTTCTCGGTGTGAAAGCATTTCTGCCTTCGGAGGAGGAAATGCGCGCCTTGTTCTGGGGCGAAACCAATGACCTTTGGGAAATGGCGCAGAAGGTCGGCGAATACGGTCCAAGTATCATCGTTATTAAACGCGGCGCACATGGACAGTACGTCTATGACGCCGCAGCAAAACGGCGATATGAGATTCCCGCCTACCCTGCGCGGCTCGTTGACCCGACAGGAGCCGGGTCCGCTTTCTGCGGCGGATTCCTCGCCGGTTACCAGCGTACGAACGACCCGCTTACTGCCGCACTGTATGGCAATGTCTCTGCTTCTCTGAAAATCGAAGGAACGGGACCCTTCTCTCCATTGGATGCATTGTCCGGGTTGGCTGAAGCGCGAATTCACTCCTTGAAGGAAATGGCAAGAGAGATTTAA
- a CDS encoding M20/M25/M40 family metallo-hydrolase, which translates to MIKRLLDLAIQIQQIPAPTFAEGPRAEVIRDLFIKEKLEDVSMDSLGNVFARLPGKQKKAKALIVSAHTDTVFLAGTRLQVREEAGKVFGPGIGDNSIGVAALFGILWTIRERNIELKHDVWFVANVGEEGLGDLRGMRAVVERFGSEVLGYLVLEGLALGHIYHRAIGVRRYRITAKTRGGHSWSDYGQPSAVHELASMITQLTRIRLPREPRTTMNVGTLQGGTGVNVIAAEAKCELDLRSEDPAALAKIISQVEKIILDWNHEGVRIQAEIIGERPAGEIPSDHPLVKLAMNCVQDQGIEAVLTSGSTDANIPLSKGIPAVVMGVTIGGGAHTLNEYIDTEPIQKGMKSLARFISSVGDE; encoded by the coding sequence ATGATCAAACGCCTTCTTGACCTTGCTATTCAGATCCAGCAAATTCCTGCGCCTACCTTTGCGGAAGGACCTCGCGCGGAGGTCATCCGTGATTTATTCATAAAGGAAAAACTTGAAGACGTCTCAATGGATTCGCTTGGGAATGTGTTCGCGCGCTTACCGGGGAAACAGAAGAAAGCCAAGGCATTGATCGTATCCGCCCACACCGACACGGTGTTTCTGGCGGGGACCCGGCTACAAGTCCGGGAGGAAGCGGGGAAGGTCTTCGGTCCCGGAATCGGGGATAACTCCATCGGTGTTGCGGCATTGTTTGGAATCCTTTGGACGATCCGCGAACGGAATATTGAATTAAAGCATGATGTCTGGTTCGTTGCAAATGTGGGAGAAGAAGGTTTGGGCGATCTGCGCGGGATGCGCGCCGTGGTGGAGCGTTTTGGATCGGAGGTTCTTGGCTATCTCGTCCTGGAAGGCCTGGCTTTGGGGCATATTTATCATCGCGCCATCGGGGTAAGGCGGTATCGCATCACGGCAAAGACTCGCGGCGGACATTCCTGGTCGGATTATGGACAGCCTTCGGCAGTGCATGAACTTGCCTCGATGATCACGCAGTTGACAAGGATTCGTTTGCCTCGTGAACCGCGCACGACGATGAACGTTGGCACCCTTCAAGGGGGAACAGGTGTGAATGTGATCGCCGCGGAAGCCAAATGCGAATTGGACTTGCGTTCTGAAGACCCTGCCGCTCTTGCGAAAATCATCTCCCAGGTCGAGAAAATCATCCTCGACTGGAATCATGAAGGTGTGAGGATCCAGGCTGAAATCATCGGCGAACGCCCGGCGGGAGAGATACCGTCCGATCATCCGCTGGTGAAACTTGCTATGAACTGTGTTCAAGATCAGGGGATCGAAGCGGTCCTCACTTCCGGTTCGACAGATGCAAATATACCGCTCAGCAAAGGAATACCCGCTGTCGTCATGGGGGTCACGATCGGCGGGGGGGCACATACGTTGAATGAATATATCGATACTGAACCAATTCAAAAAGGGATGAAGAGTTTGGCGCGGTTTATTAGTTCGGTCGGGGATGAATAG